A DNA window from Arachis hypogaea cultivar Tifrunner chromosome 18, arahy.Tifrunner.gnm2.J5K5, whole genome shotgun sequence contains the following coding sequences:
- the LOC112773038 gene encoding MLP-like protein 43 codes for MALTGKLSTESAIQSPASKFFDLLAKKLHHVPNVCERVHAAKLHEGDDWHSVGGSVKHWTYVIDGKVTTSKETIESIDEKNKIVIFKLFDGDIDQRYKAFKVIFQVIENNNRSGSAKWTVEYEKVNDDVEAPYGYMEYFDKCRKEMDAHLLQA; via the exons ATGGCACTAACTGGTAAACTTAGCACTGAAAGTGCAATCCAGTCACCAGCTTCAAAGTTCTTTGACCTCTTGGCAAAGAAACTCCACCATGTTCCAAACGTCTGTGAAAGAGTGCATGCTGCCAAGCTTCATGAAGGTGATGACTGGCACAGCGTCGGTGGTTCGGTCAAACACTGGACTTATGTCATAG ACGGTAAAGTAACTACATCCAAAGAGACTATTGAAAGCATTGATGAGAAGAACAAAATAGTCATATTCAAACTCTTTGATGGAGATATCGATCAACGCTACAAGGCCTTTAAGGTTATTTTTCAAGTAATTGAGAACAATAATAGAAGTGGTTCGGCTAAATGGACAGTTGAATATGAGAAGGTCAATGATGATGTTGAAGCTCCATATGGCTACATGGAATACTTTGACAAGTGTAGAAAAGAAATGGATGCTCATCTTCTCcaggcataa